The proteins below are encoded in one region of Aquisphaera giovannonii:
- a CDS encoding DUF4058 family protein, with translation MPLRDHFRPPLDEERSWDELHGAWPTVIVMDLNRRLPQRYIAAPSVHIGGGYEVDVASQEKIAGANVGRIDSEGGGLATAIWAPPRATREVDAELPDPDEYEVRVYDMRHGRRLVAAVEIISPSNKDRPESRRQFVAKCAALLREQVSVTFVDVVTTRQFNLYAELLDWTGHADPSQASEASAIYAATCRRTRVGRVSRLEAWAHPLSLGKPLPTLPLWLADDLAVPLDLEATYEQTCRILRFP, from the coding sequence ATGCCACTCCGCGACCACTTTCGACCCCCGCTCGACGAGGAGCGATCCTGGGACGAACTGCACGGAGCCTGGCCCACCGTGATCGTCATGGATCTCAATCGGAGGCTCCCGCAGCGCTACATAGCGGCACCGAGCGTCCATATCGGGGGCGGCTACGAAGTCGATGTGGCATCGCAGGAGAAGATCGCCGGGGCAAACGTTGGGCGGATCGACTCGGAAGGAGGCGGCCTGGCGACGGCCATCTGGGCACCGCCCAGGGCGACTCGCGAGGTCGATGCCGAGCTGCCGGATCCGGACGAATACGAGGTGCGCGTCTACGACATGAGGCATGGCCGTCGCCTGGTGGCCGCCGTCGAGATCATCAGCCCGTCGAACAAGGATCGTCCGGAAAGCCGTCGGCAGTTCGTCGCGAAATGCGCCGCGCTGCTCCGGGAACAGGTCTCCGTGACCTTCGTGGACGTCGTCACGACTCGGCAATTCAACCTGTACGCGGAGCTCCTGGACTGGACCGGACATGCCGATCCCTCCCAGGCGAGCGAGGCTTCCGCGATCTACGCCGCGACCTGCCGCCGGACGCGCGTCGGGCGGGTGTCCCGCCTGGAGGCCTGGGCCCATCCCCTGAGCCTGGGCAAGCCGCTCCCGACGCTCCCCCTCTGGCTGGCGGACGACCTGGCGGTCCCGCTCGACCTCGAGGCGACCTACGAGCAGACCTGCCGCATCCTCCGCTTCCCCTGA
- a CDS encoding Uma2 family endonuclease, which produces MSTAVATAVTYTPDDLLSMPDSKGFELVRGRLLAHDTGAESSWVGGKLFGRLGRFTEGRGSGWSFAAGTGYQCFPHDAGMVRKPDLSFVKEGRLPGDMAPRGWITVPPDLAVEVVSPKDRASELEEKLADYRIAGIPLIWVIYPETRSVMIFRRDGSMARLLESDSLSGEDILPGFLCPIREILPPSKSAEAPPGPDISNEPR; this is translated from the coding sequence ATGAGCACGGCCGTCGCGACCGCCGTGACGTACACGCCAGACGATCTCCTCTCCATGCCGGACAGCAAGGGCTTCGAGTTGGTTCGAGGTCGGTTGCTGGCGCACGACACCGGGGCCGAATCCTCGTGGGTCGGAGGAAAGTTGTTCGGGCGACTCGGCCGCTTCACCGAGGGGCGCGGGTCCGGCTGGTCCTTCGCGGCCGGGACCGGATACCAGTGCTTCCCCCACGACGCCGGGATGGTTCGCAAGCCCGATCTCTCGTTCGTCAAGGAGGGGCGCCTCCCCGGCGACATGGCGCCCCGAGGTTGGATCACCGTCCCCCCCGACCTGGCCGTCGAGGTGGTCTCCCCCAAAGATCGGGCGTCCGAGTTGGAGGAGAAGCTCGCGGACTACCGGATCGCGGGCATCCCGCTGATCTGGGTGATCTACCCCGAGACGCGCTCCGTCATGATCTTCCGCCGCGACGGCTCGATGGCCCGATTGCTCGAGTCCGACAGCCTCTCCGGCGAGGACATCCTCCCCGGCTTCCTGTGCCCGATCCGGGAGATCCTCCCGCCCTCAAAGTCGGCCGAAGCGCCGCCAGGCCCGGACATCTCGAACGAACCCCGGTGA